A genomic window from Purpureocillium takamizusanense chromosome 2, complete sequence includes:
- a CDS encoding uncharacterized protein (TransMembrane:1 (o12-32i)) codes for MDVESAARDMHALPGLVVLVSVPLVVTILSLARLSSSLVQGSTTSNGGGGDGATLARHQRGYSISA; via the coding sequence ATGGACGTCGagagcgcggcgcgcgacatGCACGCCCTCcccgggctcgtcgtcctcgtcagcgtgcccctcgtcgtcaccatcctgagcctcgcgcgcctgtcgtcgtcgctcgtccaGGGGAGCACCACGAGcaacggcggtggcggcgatggagcaACGCTGGCGCGCCACCAGCGAGGCTACTCCATCAGCGCGTGA
- a CDS encoding 21S rRNA (uridine(2791)-2'-O)-methyltransferase (EggNog:ENOG503NYUH) yields the protein MGANSSERTTRIHQLELRRRDNIHKTESIGRDEEARLLKLRTLAMRDETAALKEKITQKDAKIMALKKQSDAVRVELDDAKRAARSQETRLKKQDIELANLQAEVNSLNGSVQDSGKALQEKFALKRELDRLRPEMEHLQSQLANYQAMVAEKNDLRRQLDSVEVELENEKRSRQRVQFKEDEPTISDLKARLVNAEKKLAAEVKEREKAKKEHDRELSEAQAHSERLEERIESLKTRYKTTHTELKETRAQLEQCQEELEQSKKKTTRAPGAKDVAKKSVAIESGLGRKRRAQEMSFEDITIQTPGNEEVANKRLAAKKRGEKAALGEKSTFSITPFLNRTGKSVSDESLEASAHDESELGPDTTFADKGDSSKQSLPVIEPEDPEAAAEAPQEPAPKPKVQLKPATKTAASKAAPKEAPKARGRPRTKGLSEAPPAQANKAIAKVDVSPAESGADASMEKEKGNEAPPMVTVALEQENATAKASRKAPALQPKAPEGDVKKKRRKLLGAANSTLFDDDDDAEAAVAKPVKPAAPAGKRVRAQLGGGVRNAFAGSSFSPLKRDRRGVNASFLA from the exons ATGGGTGCCAACTCCAGCGAG CGCACCACGCGCATTCAtcagctcgagctgcggcgccgcgacaaCATCCACAAGACGGAGAGCATCGGTCGCGATgaggaggcgcggctgctgaaGCTTCGCACCCTGGCGATGCGAGACGAAACCGCAGCGTTGAAGGAGAAGATCACACAAAAGGATGCCAAGATCATGGCGCTGAAAAAGCAGAGCGATGCGGTTCGCGTCGAGCTTGATGACGCCAAGAGAGCTGCGCGATCGCAGGAGACACGACTAAAGAAGCAGGACATTGAGCTGGCCAACCTGCAG GCCGAAGTAAACTCTCTGAATGGCTCAGTGCAAGACTCGGGCAAGGCCTTGCAGGAGAAATTCGCGCTGAAGCGAGAACTCGACCGCCTCCGACCCGAGATGGAGCACTTGCAGTCACAGCTCGCCAACTATCAGGCGATGGTTGCGGAGAAGAACGATCTGCGGCGGCAACTAGACTCGGTGGAGGTGGAGCTCGAGAACGAGAAGCGGTCGCGGCAGAGGGTGCAGTtcaaggaggacgagcccACCATCAGCGATCTCAAGGCGCGGCTGGTCAACGCTGAGAAGAAGCTGGCCGCTGAAGTCAAGGAGCGCgaaaaggccaagaaggagcacGACAGGGAACTCtccgaggcgcaggcccaCAGCGAACGGCTAGAGGAGAGGATCGAGTCTCTCAAGACAAGGTACAAGACCACCCACACCGAGCTCAAGGAGACACGCGCGCAACTTGAACAGTGTCAagaggagctcgagcagtccaagaagaagacgactCGTGCACCAGGCGCCAAGGACGTTGCGAAGAAGAGCGTCGCCATTGAGTCTGGACTCGGCCGGAAACGCCGTGCCCAGGAGATGAGCTTCGAGGACATCACCATCCAGACGCCTGGGAACGAGGAGGTGGCCAACAAGCGACTGGCCGCCAAGAAGCGCGGTGAAAAGGCCGCCCTAGGTGAGAAGTCTACGTTTTCCATCACGCCCTTCTTGAACCGGACCGGGAAGAGCGTATCGGATGAGTCCCTGGAGGCATCGGCCCATGACGAATCCGAGCTCGGGCCAGATACGACATTTGCCGACAAGGGTGACAGCAGCAAGCAGTCACTCCCTGTCATCGAGCCCGAGGACccagaagccgccgccgaggcaccGCAAGAGCCCGCACCCAAGCCCAAGGTCCAGCTCAAGCCAGCAACAAAAACCGCCGCATCCAAGGCAGCGCCTAAGGAGGCACCCAAGGCTCGTggccggccaaggacgaAGGGCTTGAGTGAGGCTCCACCCGCGCAAGCGAACAAGGCAATCGCCAAGGTGGACGTCTCTCCGGCCGAGTCCGGGGCGGACGCCTCCATggagaaggaaaagggcAATGAGGCACCGCccatggtgacggtggcTCTGGAGCAGGAGAATGCCACTGCCAAGGCTTCGAGAAAGGCACCCGCCCTCCAGCCTAAGGCGCCAGAGGGCGAtgtcaagaagaagcggcggaagctcctcggcgccgccaactcgACTCTAtttgatgacgacgacgacgccgaggcggctgtCGCCAAGCCGGtcaagcccgccgcgccagccggAAAGCGCGTGCGGGCGCAACTGGGAGGCGGTGTGAGGAACGCGTTTGCGGGCAGCTCGTTCTCGCCGCTCAAGAGGGACAGGAGGGGTGTTAACGCCAGCTTCCTGGCTTAG
- the OST3 gene encoding oligosaccharyl transferase subunit ost3/OST6 (COG:O~TransMembrane:4 (n3-14c19/20o185-210i217-236o270-287i299-322o)~EggNog:ENOG503NWTE~SECRETED:SignalP(1-19~SECRETED:cutsite=ALA-AA~SECRETED:prob=0.5685)~BUSCO:EOG09264R0D) yields the protein MRFLATLASACALVSGALAAAGKAPPKSSEQRFAEFRRLARLSSTIPLNDVSYKSLTAAPRDYSVAVLLTALDARFGCQLCREFQPEWDLVGRSWAKGDKKGEARMIFGTLDFSEGRDIFLSLGLQTAPVLLFFPPTIGPHAVASPEPLRYDFTGGPPAAEQVHGWLVRHLPGRPHPDIRRPINYIRWAVGITLLLGVGTLVATAGPYLLPIIQNRNLWAAGTMIAILLFTSGHMFNHIRHVPYVAGDGRGGITYFAGGFQSQLGLETQIVAAMYGLLSFSTIALGSRIPRITEPKKQLVAAISWISVMFFLNSFLLSVFRIKNSGYPFSLPPFM from the exons ATGCGCTTCCTCGCGACCCTCGCATCCGCGTGCGCGCTGGTgagcggcgccctcgccgccgccggcaaagCGCCCCCCAAGTCGTCCGAGCAGCGCTTCGCCGAgttccgccgcctcgcccgcctctctTCGACGATCCCGCTCAACGACGTCTCGTACAAGTCGCTCACGGCCGCGCCTCGCGACTacagcgtcgccgtgctgctgacggcgctcgacgcgcgGTTCGGCTGCCAGCTCTGCCGCGAGTTCCAGCCCGAGTGGGATCTCGTTGGCAGGAGCTGGGCAAAGGGCgacaagaagggcgaggcgcgcatGATTTTTGGCACGCTGGACTTTTCAGAAGGGCGGGATATTTTCCTCTCG cTCGGCCTCCAGACGGCTCCGGTCCTGCTCTTCTTCCCTCCCACCATCGGTCCTcatgccgtcgcctcccCAGAGCCGCTCCGCTATGACTTTACCGGCGG GCCCCCCGCTGCTGAGCAGGTGCACGGTTGGCTCGTCCGCCACCTccccggccgcccgcacccAGACATCAGGCGCCCCATCAACTACATCCGCTGGGCCGTCGGCatcacgctgctgctcggcgtgggcaccctcgtcgccaccgccggccccTACCTGCTGCCCATCATCCAGAACCGCAACCTctgggccgccggcaccatgATTGCCATCCTGCTCTTCACCAGCGGCCACATGTTCAACCACATCCGCCACGTCCCCTACGTCGCTGGcgatggccgcggcggcatcacctACTTTGCCGGCGGCTTCCAGAGCCAGCTCGGACTGGAGACGCAGATTGTCGCTGCCATGT ATGGCCTGCTGTCCTTTTCCACCATTGCCCTCGGGTCGCGCATCCCTCGCATCACCGAGCCCAagaagcagctcgtcgccgccatctcctgGATCAGCGTCATGTTCTTCCTCAACAGCTTCCTGCTGAGCGTCTTCCGCATCAAAAACAGCGGCTACCCCTTCTCGCTCCCTCCCTTCATGTAA
- the cpc2 gene encoding cross-pathway control WD-repeat protein cpc2 (BUSCO:EOG092636T6~COG:T~EggNog:ENOG503NUKD) translates to MAEQLILKGTLEGHNGWVTSLATSMENPNMLLSASRDKTLIIWNLTRDETQYGYPKRSLKGHSHIVSDCVISSDGAYALSASWDKTLRLWELATGTTTRRFVGHTNDVLSVSFSADNRQIVSGSRDRTIKLWNTLGDCKFTITDKGHTEWVSCVRFSPNPQNPVIVSSGWDKLVKVWELSTCKLQTDHIGHTGYINTVTISPDGSLCASGGKDGTTMLWDLNESKHLYSLNANDEIHALVFSPNRYWLCAATASSIIIFDLEKKSKVDELKPEFTSVGKKSREPECVSLAWSADGQTLFAGYTDNIIRAWGVMSRA, encoded by the exons atggctgaACAATTGATCCTCAAGGGCACTCTCGAGGGCCAC AATGGCTGGGTCACCAGCTTGGCTACCTCCATGGAGAA CCCCAACATGCTCCTGTCCGCTTCGCGTGACAAGACCCTCATCATCTGGAACCTCACTCGCGATGAGACCCAGTACGGCTACCCCAAGCGATCGCTGAAGGGCCACTCCCACATCGTCTCGGACTGC GTCATCTCCTCTGACGGCGCCTATGCCCTGTCCGCCTCGTGGGACAAGACTCTCCGCCTCTGGGAGCTCgccaccggcaccaccacccgccgctTTGTCGGCCACACCAACGACGTCCTgtccgtctccttctccgccgaCAACCGCCAGATCGTCTCCGGCTCGCGCGACCGCACCATCAAGCTGTGGAACACCCTCGGCGACTGCAAGTTCACCATCACCGACAAGGGCCACACCGAGTGGGTTTCTTGCGTCCGCTTCAGCCCCAACCCCCAAAACCCCGTCATTGTCTCCTCTGGCTGGGACAAGCTCGTCAAG GTCTGGGAGCTCTCCACCTGCAAGCTGCAGACCGACCACATCGGCCACACCGGCTACATCAACACCGTCACCATCTCCCCCGATGGCTCGCTTTGCGCCTCCGGTGGCAAGGACGGCACCACGATGCTTTGGGATCTTAACGAGTCCAAGCACCTGTACTCTCtcaacgccaacgacgagatccacgccctcgtcttctctCCCAACCGGTACTGGctctgcgccgccaccgccagcagcatcatcatcttcgacCTCGAGAAGAAGTccaaggtcgacgagctcaagcCCGAGTTCACCTCGGTCGGCAAGAAGAGCCGGGAGCCCGAGTGCGTCTCCCTCGCCTGGtccgccgacggccagaCCCTCTTCGCTGGTTACACCGACAACATCATCCGCGCCTGGGGCGTCATGTCGCGGGCATAA
- a CDS encoding uncharacterized protein (COG:S~EggNog:ENOG503P4T3) translates to MLAPPHPWLTPCFACACTVLTALDMESLIEQVKRFALAARREHPIPTDFELMMGYHNLTTRSLRPHLKNPLPQSVLAPTFHALTTADNEALATLPLLSDQLSGQADKDAKQYIPSSFPDFPSRHTYRFTPQEDTSVRDSKKIREEAARTAEQGEDALRRLVRASKMRKQKEVKSLVERDTEGRERFRLWEATMKRFMGAEAGLRGDAAAADQVEIADHSMIVNCDAVFARKEVARMGKRGGGLPANGT, encoded by the coding sequence ATGTTGGCCCCTCCTCACCCCTGGCTCACTCCCTGCTTCGCCTGTGCGTGCACGGTTCTGACAGCTCTAGACATGGAATCCCTCATCGAACAAGTCAAGcgcttcgccctcgccgcccgacgcgAGCACCCCATCCCTACCGACTTTGAGCTCATGATGGGCTACCACAACCTCACCACGCGCTCACTCCGACCCCACCTCAAGAACCCCCTGCCTCAATCCGTGCTTGCCCCGACATTTCACGCCCTCACGAccgccgacaacgaggcCCTTGCGACGTTGCCTCTTCTCAGCGACCAACTGAGCGGccaggccgacaaggacgcgAAGCAGTACATCCCCTCCTCCTTTCCCGACTTTCCTAGCCGTCACACCTACCGCTTCACCCCCCAGGAGGACACGAGCGTTCGCGACTCCAAGAAAATacgcgaggaggccgcgcGTACCGCTGAGCAAGGCGAGGACGCGTTGCGCAGGCTTGTACGCGCGTCCAAGATGCGCAAGCAAAAGGAGGTCAAGTCCCTGGTGGAGCGTGACACCGAAGGCAGAGAGCGTTTCCGGCTGTGGGAGGCAACCATGAAGAGGTTcatgggcgccgaggccggtctgcgcggcgacgccgccgccgccgaccaggtGGAGATTGCCGACCATAGCATGATTGTCAACTGCGACGCCGTCTTTGCGCGCAAGGAGGTGGCTCGGATGGGGAAGCGCGGCGGGGGGCTTCCTGCGAACGGGACCTAG
- a CDS encoding uncharacterized protein (COG:S~EggNog:ENOG503P4T3): MASKRSLSPNDTPESDTKRPRITGADGIETLSQSAVPSAQPDHHDDALASLAPTQHSNARSGLQRSIALVLRHDGFESATQEAMESFTGIVETYMESLIEQVKRFALAARREHPIPTDFELMMGYHNLTTRSLRPHLKNPLPQSVLAPTFHALTTADNEALATLPLLSDQLSGQADKDAKQYIPSSFPDFPSRHTYRFTPQEDTSVRDSKKIREEAARTAEQGEDALRRLVRASKMRKQKEVKSLVERDTEGRERFRLWEATMKRFMGAEAGLRGDAAAADQVEIADHSMIVNCDAVFARKEVARMGKRGGGLPANGT; encoded by the exons ATGGCGTCCAAGAGGAGCCTGTCGCCCAACGACACGCCCGAATCCGACACCAAGCGCCCTAGGATCACGGGCGCCGATGGCATCGAGACCCTGAGCCAAAGCGCCGTGCCCAGCGCCCAGCCAGACcatcacgacgacgccctggccTCGCTGGCGCCCACGCAGCACTCCAACGCCCGAAGCGGATTGCAGCGGTCAATAGCCCTGGTCCTCCGGCACGATGGCTTCGAGTCAGCTACCCAGGAAGCCATGGAGAGCTTCACGGGCATCGTCGAAACAT ACATGGAATCCCTCATCGAACAAGTCAAGcgcttcgccctcgccgcccgacgcgAGCACCCCATCCCTACCGACTTTGAGCTCATGATGGGCTACCACAACCTCACCACGCGCTCACTCCGACCCCACCTCAAGAACCCCCTGCCTCAATCCGTGCTTGCCCCGACATTTCACGCCCTCACGAccgccgacaacgaggcCCTTGCGACGTTGCCTCTTCTCAGCGACCAACTGAGCGGccaggccgacaaggacgcgAAGCAGTACATCCCCTCCTCCTTTCCCGACTTTCCTAGCCGTCACACCTACCGCTTCACCCCCCAGGAGGACACGAGCGTTCGCGACTCCAAGAAAATacgcgaggaggccgcgcGTACCGCTGAGCAAGGCGAGGACGCGTTGCGCAGGCTTGTACGCGCGTCCAAGATGCGCAAGCAAAAGGAGGTCAAGTCCCTGGTGGAGCGTGACACCGAAGGCAGAGAGCGTTTCCGGCTGTGGGAGGCAACCATGAAGAGGTTcatgggcgccgaggccggtctgcgcggcgacgccgccgccgccgaccaggtGGAGATTGCCGACCATAGCATGATTGTCAACTGCGACGCCGTCTTTGCGCGCAAGGAGGTGGCTCGGATGGGGAAGCGCGGCGGGGGGCTTCCTGCGAACGGGACCTAG
- a CDS encoding Exo-1,4-beta-D-glucosaminidase (EggNog:ENOG503NZKS~SECRETED:SignalP(1-22~SECRETED:cutsite=TSA-TD~SECRETED:prob=0.5895)~CAZy:GH2~COG:G) → MFRAVTTLALLGGGVLLPTTSATDDASSSSSSSSTSAKPLTSKPGQTAPIPNWHFQSSASVDNNLTALSGPGVDTSAWHFVDAPSCTLMGCLLKSGTYRDDELWFSDALSRVNASAFNVPWIYRGEFSLPKARPGQQQQQQHFLLETHGITSKADLYLNGHEVANASFQSGAYGGHSYDVTRLVREANVLAVRAYNTSYDYDFGVSFEDWNPPAPDHGTGIWRDIDVRQTGPVALKPLAVTVDIGLPVEKHDAEVTVHATARNLEDRPVKLSARCTISDPKGKEVADEDEQRIITLAPFETRTVQFTKTVKKPQIWWPKQWGAQPLYSANVVLSVDDAAALSDAAQTSFGIRTVTSEVNRHNDTGFAVNGYPFQVLGGGYGADMFLRWDAARFTAIAKYVLDMGLNTIRLEGKMEQPELYDIADRMGLFVMPGWECCTKWEAWIYNTEDFSDPPLWDDGDYATAQANMVHEAAALQTHPSVLAYLVGSDYWPDDRATKLYVDALRAAHWQTPIISSAAKRGFPQLLGPSGMKMDGPYDWIPPNYWYDVDPSEARLGAAFGFGSELGPGVGTPELGSLKKFLNETDMDDLWKSPGKGLYHMSTSASKFHTRTIYNAGLFHRYGAPTSLDDYLMKAQLTDYEATRAQHEAYSAHWTSERPATGSIYWMLNNGWPSLHWNQFDYYLHPGGSYFGTKTGSRVEHVAYDYVHKQVWLINHSLGQRGRRSVEIELIDLQGRVLSSKTVSAETAVNGAKTIAAVDKVVDGIKDVGFLRLRLMTHDGKTTLSRNVYWLGKQVDALDWGNSTWYSTPVSDYVDYTALSGMKKADVAVKVGHEQQQQRAVVLENRSGVPAFFVSLNLVDAQGEDVTPVGWSDNYVTLWPHETLSLTVDDWEGRGAAVRVKGVNVDAAEVKLR, encoded by the coding sequence ATGTTTCGAGCCGTCACAACGTTGGCgttgctcggcggcggcgtcctcctgccgacgacgagtgccacagacgacgcctcctcctcctcctcctcttcctcgacgagcgcaaAGCCGTTGACGTCCAAGCCCGGACAGACGGCGCCGATCCCCAACTGGCACTTCCAATCCTCGGCAAGCGTCGACAACAACCTCACCGCGCTGTCCGGGCCGGGCGTCGACACCTCGGCATGGCACTTTGTCGACGCGCCCAGCTGCACGCTCATGGGCTGCCTCCTCAAGTCGGGGACGTAccgtgacgacgagctgTGGTTCTCCGACGCGCTCAGCAGGGTCAACGCCAGCGCCTTCAACGTGCCCTGGATCTACCGCGGCGAGTTTTCCCTCCCGAAGGCCCGTccgggccagcagcagcagcagcagcactttCTCCTCGAGACGCACGGCATCACCTCCAAGGCGGACCTGTATCTCAACGGGCACGAGGTCGCCAACGCGAGCTTCCAGTCCGGCGCGTACGGCGGCCACTCGTACGACGTCACGCGCTTGGTCCGCGAGGCCAACGTCCTGGCCGTGAGGGCGTACAACACCAGCTACGACTACGACTTTGGCGTCAGCTTCGAGGACTGgaacccgcccgcgccggacCACGGCACGGGCATCTGGCGGGACATTGACGTGCGGCAGACGGGCCCCGTGGCGCTGAAGCCGCTGGCCGTCACCGTGGACATCGGCTTGCCGGTCGAGAAGCACGATGCCGAGGTTACGGTGCATGCCACGGCGAGGAATCTCGAGGACCGCCCGGTCAAGCTGTCGGCCAGGTGCACAATCTCGGACCCGAAGGGCAAggaggtcgccgacgaggatgagcaACGCATCATCACCCTCGCACCATTCGAGACGAGGACGGTCCAGTTCACCAAGACGGTGAAGAAGCCGCAGATTTGGTGGCCGAAGCAATGGGGCGCGCAGCCGCTGTACAGCGCAAACGTGGTCttgtccgtcgacgacgcggcggccctctCGGACGCCGCGCAGACGTCGTTTGGCATCCGGACCGTCACGTCCGAGGTCAACAGGCACAACGACACCGGCTTCGCCGTCAACGGGTATCCGTTCCAGGTGCTCGGGGGCGGCTACGGGGCGGACATGTTCCTGCGgtgggacgcggcgcgctTCACGGCCATCGCCAAGTACGTGCTCGACATGGGGCTCAACACGATccgcctcgagggcaagaTGGAGCAGCCGGAGCTGTACGACATCGCCGACCGCATGGGCCTCTTCGTGATGCCCGGGTGGGAGTGCTGCACCAAGTGGGAGGCGTGGATCTACAACACCGAGGACTTCTCCGACCCCCCCCTctgggacgacggcgactaCGCCACCGCGCAGGCCAACATGGTccacgaggcggccgcgctgCAGACGCACCCCAGCGTGCTCGCGtacctcgtcggcagcgacTACTGGCCCGACGACCGCGCGACAAAGCTCTACGTGGACGCGCTGCGGGCCGCGCACTGGCAGACGCCCATcatctcgtcggcggcgaagcgcGGCTTCCCGCAGCTGCTCGGGCCGTCGGGCATGAAGATGGACGGGCCGTACGACTGGATCCCCCCCAACTATTGGTACGACGTCGACCCTTCGGAGGCGCGTCTCGGCGCGGCGTTTGGCTTTGGCTCCGAGCTGGgccccggcgtcggcacccCTGAGCTGGGCAGCCTCAAGAAGTTTCTCAACGAGACGGACATGGACGATCTGTGGAAGAGTCCCGGGAAGGGACTCTATCACATGTCCACGTCGGCCTCCAAGTTTCATACGCGAACGATATACAACGCCGGGCTGTTCCATCGATATGGCGCGCCCACGTCGCTGGACGACTACCTCATGAAGGCGCAGCTGACCGACTAcgaggcgacgcgggccCAGCACGAGGCCTACTCGGCGCACTGGACGTCGGAGCGGCCCGCAACGGGGAGCATCTACTGGATGCTCAACAACGGCTGGCCGAGCCTCCACTGGAACCAGTTCGACTACTACCTGCACCCGGGCGGTTCGTACTTCGGCACCAAGACGGGGTCacgcgtcgagcacgtcgcgTACGACTATGTCCACAAGCAAGTCTGGCTCATCAACCACTCGCTCGGGCAAAGGGGCCGTCGCAGCGTCGAGATTGAGCTCATCGACCTCCAAGGGCGGGTGCTCTCCAGCAAGACGGTcagcgccgagacggccgTCAACGGGGCCAAGACGATTGCCGCCGTGGACAAGGTGGTCGACGGGATCAAGGACGTCGGGTTCCTGCGGCTCAGGCTGATGACgcacgacggcaagacgacgctgAGCCGCAACGTGTACTGGCTGGGCAAGCAggtcgacgcgctcgactGGGGCAACTCGACGTGGTACTCGACGCCCGTGAGCGACTACGTCGACTACACGGCGCTGAGCGGCATGAAGaaggccgacgtcgccgtcaaggtcggacacgagcagcagcagcagcgggccgTGGTGCTGGAGAACCGGTCCGGGGTGCCGGCCTTCTTCGTGAGCCTGAACCTCGTGGACGCGCAAGGGGAGGACGTGACGCCCGTGGGGTGGTCGGACAACTACGTCACGCTGTGGCCGCACGAGACGCTGTCGCTGACGGTCGACGACTGGGAGGGcagaggggcggcggtgcgggtCAAGGGGGTGaacgtcgacgcggccgaggtgaAGCTGCGATGA